GATATCACCTCAACAATGCGGTTAAAAACAAGTAAATGATAACATAAGGTGTGTGAAGGGGCAACATGGGGACAAGACCGGGCGGATACTCAGGCGGAAATAGAGACTGCCACGTCACTTTGGTTCGACAAGCTCACCACGGGCGTTCCTCGCAATGACAGTAGGGCGGAGAGGGAGGGGCACGAACCTCTCCCTCTGTTTCTCCCTCTCCGTTGACAGAGAGGGAGAGGATTAATTATTAAGACCTGCGCTGCTGGCTAAAGCTTATTTACCCCTCACCTGACCTCTCCCACAAGGGGAGAGGAAAGTGTGGATTCCGGCCCCCGATTGTCATACGGGGCAAGGCTGCGCGGGAATGACAGTATAGCGTTTTGACCTTTAGGTTATGGTTTTGTGCCGATTCCTCATCTCATACGGCATCCCGCATGCAATCGGGAAGTTTAGATTTTTACCTTCCCCCGTAGCGCTCCTCCGTCCAGGGGTCGCCGTTGATAAAAATCCTCCTCTCATCAAAAAAGTCGGATAGCGGCGAAAGAGATTGAGAGCGGTAATCCAGTGCCGGTTAACCGCCCCGGTTTGTTTATAATGAGCTTTTATTTTTCAGCGGCTTCAGGAGATATTCCAGTCCATTAATTTTTATTTCATATATTGCGGCCAATTGCGCCAGGCGGTCGCGCACCCGGGTGATTACTACTTCGTCCAGAGAGCCGGTCTGTTCCTTCCGGTAGCGGGCAATAAAAGGAACGGTGGCGCCTTCGGCCATAAGCGACTCGATAGAACGTATTTGCCAGAGCTTGACCCCCAGTTCATCAGCGACCCGCGCAGTATTTAGTCCGGTCATAAATCTTTAGCTTCTTCTCATAAATTGAT
The window above is part of the Dehalococcoidales bacterium genome. Proteins encoded here:
- a CDS encoding Tex-like N-terminal domain-containing protein → MTGLNTARVADELGVKLWQIRSIESLMAEGATVPFIARYRKEQTGSLDEVVITRVRDRLAQLAAIYEIKINGLEYLLKPLKNKSSL